Proteins from a single region of Desertibacillus haloalkaliphilus:
- a CDS encoding ABC transporter permease, producing the protein MNKKVEPTSKGFRRILGLNLRQRTLATIAITLLLLSIMVLSGIFIDSEKMSVNFEQSNQSPSIEHLFGTDWLGRDMLARTLNGLMLSLGVGLFAAFVSTVIALVMSLLSFWSKTADYIVSWLTDLFLSVPHLVTLILISFVMGGGFKGVVIGLSLTHWPSLARVLRAEILQIRNMEYVQVSYRLGKSKHWITMRHIVPHLIPQLLVGFILLFPHAILHEAAVTFLGFGLSPEQPAIGVILSESMKYLSTGMWWLAFFPGLALLIMVGLFDILGNSFRKLIDPFNTRR; encoded by the coding sequence ATGAATAAAAAAGTCGAACCAACCTCAAAAGGCTTTCGCCGAATTCTTGGTCTTAATTTACGACAACGGACATTGGCTACGATTGCAATTACACTCTTACTTCTTTCGATAATGGTGCTTAGTGGAATTTTCATTGATTCAGAGAAGATGAGTGTGAATTTTGAACAGAGCAATCAGTCCCCAAGCATTGAACATCTATTTGGAACGGATTGGTTAGGTAGAGATATGTTAGCGCGAACACTGAATGGTCTCATGCTCAGTTTAGGTGTTGGGCTATTTGCGGCATTTGTGAGCACAGTTATTGCGCTAGTGATGAGTCTTCTTTCATTTTGGAGTAAAACGGCTGATTATATTGTTAGCTGGTTGACTGATTTATTCCTGAGTGTACCTCATTTAGTCACACTAATATTAATTTCGTTTGTGATGGGGGGCGGCTTTAAAGGGGTTGTCATCGGGCTTTCTTTGACCCATTGGCCAAGCCTTGCTCGCGTACTGCGTGCAGAGATATTACAGATTCGTAACATGGAATATGTTCAAGTCTCCTACCGTCTAGGCAAATCAAAGCATTGGATTACTATGCGTCATATTGTTCCGCACCTTATCCCGCAACTGTTAGTTGGATTTATTTTATTATTTCCGCATGCGATTTTACATGAAGCGGCTGTTACCTTTCTAGGTTTTGGTTTATCACCTGAACAACCAGCGATTGGTGTTATTTTATCAGAGTCGATGAAATATTTATCAACAGGTATGTGGTGGCTTGCCTTTTTTCCTGGCCTAGCTTTGCTGATCATGGTTGGTTTGTTTGATATTCTCGGTAATAGCTTTCGAAAGTTAATCGACCCATTCAATACTAGAAGGTAG
- a CDS encoding ABC transporter ATP-binding protein, with translation MPISNQDQKHEKTPLLEVNNLSLHFHTITSGLRETKQHVIRGLDLTIAEGEIVAVFGASGSGKSLLANAIIGILPENAAISGEIKYKGEILDQQRKTELRGNEISLMPQSINALDPLMKTGKQVRVGVKERAKKSVQREVFRRVGLATEVENQYPFQLSGGTARRVLVAATMVSDAKLLIADEPTPGLDEEVLKETMDLIRKVADEGKGVMIITHDIDTVLAIADKVAIMYSGETVEVANVNDFAGKGEALRHPYTKALWNALPQNDFTPLPGWVTDTKQSSQGCIFQPRCPWATPICMDEQPLSKEVNGGTVRCFHA, from the coding sequence ATGCCAATATCGAATCAAGATCAAAAGCATGAAAAAACACCGTTGTTAGAGGTAAACAATTTATCGCTTCACTTTCATACGATTACAAGTGGATTGAGAGAAACGAAACAGCACGTCATTCGTGGTCTCGATCTCACCATAGCGGAGGGGGAAATCGTAGCTGTCTTTGGAGCGAGTGGTTCTGGGAAAAGCTTACTTGCTAATGCAATTATCGGGATCCTACCAGAGAATGCGGCGATATCAGGGGAGATCAAGTATAAAGGTGAAATCCTTGATCAACAAAGAAAAACTGAACTAAGAGGGAATGAAATATCATTGATGCCACAATCGATCAATGCCCTTGATCCGTTAATGAAAACAGGCAAGCAAGTAAGAGTAGGAGTGAAAGAAAGAGCGAAGAAGTCAGTCCAGCGTGAGGTATTTCGTAGAGTTGGGTTAGCAACTGAGGTTGAAAACCAATATCCTTTTCAACTCTCAGGTGGTACAGCGCGGCGAGTATTAGTCGCCGCCACAATGGTGAGTGATGCCAAGTTATTGATCGCAGACGAACCGACTCCTGGATTAGATGAAGAGGTGCTGAAGGAAACGATGGACCTTATTAGGAAGGTAGCTGACGAGGGCAAAGGCGTCATGATTATTACTCACGATATCGATACAGTATTGGCCATTGCTGATAAAGTTGCCATCATGTATTCTGGTGAAACGGTAGAAGTCGCTAACGTTAATGACTTCGCAGGGAAGGGTGAAGCATTGCGACATCCCTATACGAAAGCTTTATGGAATGCATTGCCGCAGAATGACTTCACACCACTTCCGGGTTGGGTAACTGATACGAAGCAATCATCCCAAGGCTGTATCTTTCAACCAAGGTGTCCGTGGGCAACTCCGATTTGCATGGATGAACAACCATTATCAAAAGAAGTTAATGGTGGTACGGTGAGGTGTTTTCATGCTTGA
- a CDS encoding ABC transporter ATP-binding protein, with amino-acid sequence MLEVKGVSYRYRKREWLMRNVDVTVQPGEIIGLSGPSGTGKTTFAKIIAGYLSPLEGRVTVDGHTRRFEDEVHPVQLVWQHPEKAVNPRWRLESTLKEGVDYDEELLQLLEIKREWLNRWPNELSGGELQRICIARALGPTTRYLIADEMTTMLDAITQAQIWHAILYLAKQRNIGVISISHNKHLLNTVSDRIVHFREIANR; translated from the coding sequence ATGCTTGAAGTAAAGGGAGTCAGTTATCGTTATCGCAAACGTGAGTGGCTAATGAGGAATGTCGATGTAACGGTTCAACCAGGAGAAATCATAGGGCTATCCGGACCGAGCGGGACGGGGAAAACAACGTTTGCTAAGATCATTGCGGGGTATCTTTCACCATTAGAAGGTCGTGTGACAGTCGATGGGCATACTCGACGATTTGAGGACGAAGTACATCCTGTTCAGTTAGTATGGCAACACCCAGAAAAGGCTGTTAACCCTAGATGGCGACTTGAGTCTACGCTAAAGGAAGGCGTTGATTATGATGAAGAACTTCTTCAGTTATTGGAAATCAAAAGAGAATGGTTGAATCGGTGGCCGAATGAACTATCAGGTGGAGAGTTGCAACGAATTTGTATCGCTCGTGCGCTTGGCCCTACGACACGGTATTTAATTGCCGATGAAATGACGACGATGTTAGATGCCATTACACAAGCGCAAATTTGGCATGCTATTCTTTACCTTGCAAAGCAACGAAACATTGGCGTTATATCGATTAGCCACAACAAGCATTTATTAAATACAGTTAGTGATCGTATTGTACATTTTCGTGAGATAGCAAATCGATAA
- a CDS encoding AAA family ATPase, with amino-acid sequence MMENGRVQLENVITSIEKAVVGKTREVELSLVALLADGHILLEDVPGVGKTMMVRAIAKAVGADFKRIQFTPDLLPSDVTGVSIFNQKTMSFEFRPGPVMANIVLADEINRTSPKTQAALLEALEEGSVTVDGDTRLLPKPFFVMATQNPIEYGGTYPLPEAQLDRFLFKLKLGYPSEAEELEVLKRVQGEHPIEAITPVLTLEQLRAMQEEVKKVYVDDSIKSYLVAIVNKTRSHNDVHLGVSPRGSIALMKAAQAYAYLRGRDFVLPDDIKELATYTLAHRMIVRNDISLSDVRAEDIIAEILNQVKVPVAGKETIRR; translated from the coding sequence ATGATGGAGAACGGCCGTGTTCAATTAGAGAATGTGATTACAAGTATTGAAAAAGCTGTTGTTGGTAAAACGAGAGAAGTTGAATTAAGCCTCGTTGCCCTTTTGGCTGATGGGCATATCTTATTAGAAGATGTACCTGGGGTCGGAAAAACGATGATGGTGCGGGCAATTGCTAAAGCTGTAGGTGCCGATTTTAAACGTATTCAATTCACCCCTGATCTTTTACCGTCTGATGTCACCGGGGTGTCTATTTTTAATCAAAAGACGATGAGTTTTGAATTTCGTCCTGGACCGGTGATGGCTAATATTGTTTTAGCGGATGAAATTAACCGCACATCTCCTAAAACACAAGCGGCCTTATTAGAAGCGTTAGAAGAAGGAAGTGTGACCGTTGATGGTGACACGAGATTGTTACCGAAGCCTTTTTTTGTGATGGCGACACAAAACCCAATTGAATATGGTGGAACGTATCCATTACCCGAAGCGCAGTTGGATCGGTTTCTTTTTAAACTGAAACTTGGGTATCCGTCAGAAGCTGAAGAGCTAGAGGTGTTGAAACGTGTGCAAGGTGAGCATCCGATAGAGGCGATTACGCCGGTATTAACGTTAGAGCAATTGCGGGCCATGCAAGAAGAGGTCAAAAAAGTCTATGTCGATGATTCTATTAAGTCGTATCTTGTTGCGATTGTGAACAAAACGAGAAGCCATAACGATGTTCACCTAGGTGTTAGTCCGCGTGGCTCGATTGCGTTAATGAAAGCTGCACAGGCCTATGCTTATCTGCGCGGAAGAGATTTTGTGTTGCCTGATGATATAAAAGAACTCGCTACATATACATTAGCGCACCGGATGATTGTAAGAAATGATATAAGCCTATCTGATGTCCGTGCTGAAGACATTATCGCTGAGATTCTCAATCAGGTGAAGGTGCCGGTTGCAGGCAAGGAAACGATTCGAAGATGA
- a CDS encoding DUF58 domain-containing protein: MKKMFAIVIALARGIFLFLLLVASFAYAMFQGGFVSWFLFYSFLFVMVTSIASLFFPLRSISIERKVNKDTFMAGEDMEVTVTVTRKKHLPYLYVTVRDVLPPAMMKEADQSQASAVSFFSFKQEQSFQYTCTSVNRGEYQFAEVEVRTGDIFGFVQKKQTLTVKSDVFVYPTIRPLQKWSIVASQSENEVAATEGIEEALVVSGVREYVPGDRLASIDWKVSARKDELMTKEFDSVKGEGYTVVLDTFCSHEMLFERVVEFVASVTDHYMKRKRPLGFEMINDPYSSLPTDRGMNHYRAIFKRLAKVKLQHQAMTAHLKRSSPNETFIVISAVLNMETIARLQPLFKPDDHVVFFFMKEDEEEQQHQVRSHLWQKGILHYVVSESLYDMADE; encoded by the coding sequence ATGAAAAAGATGTTCGCAATCGTGATCGCATTGGCAAGGGGGATCTTTTTGTTCTTGTTGTTGGTTGCTTCATTTGCTTATGCAATGTTTCAGGGGGGCTTTGTTAGTTGGTTTTTGTTTTATAGTTTTCTCTTCGTAATGGTTACTTCGATCGCCTCCTTATTTTTTCCATTACGGAGCATTTCGATTGAGCGGAAGGTGAATAAGGATACGTTTATGGCTGGGGAAGACATGGAGGTCACGGTTACAGTCACGCGGAAGAAACACCTACCTTATTTGTATGTGACTGTTCGTGATGTTTTACCACCAGCGATGATGAAAGAAGCCGATCAAAGCCAAGCGAGCGCCGTCTCGTTCTTTTCATTTAAACAGGAGCAATCGTTTCAATATACATGTACGTCTGTTAATAGGGGTGAATATCAATTTGCTGAAGTGGAGGTGCGGACGGGTGATATCTTCGGTTTTGTACAAAAAAAACAGACGCTCACAGTGAAATCAGATGTATTCGTTTACCCGACCATCCGGCCATTACAAAAATGGTCAATTGTTGCAAGTCAATCAGAAAATGAGGTTGCGGCAACAGAAGGGATAGAAGAAGCGCTTGTCGTATCAGGTGTGCGTGAATATGTTCCTGGTGACCGCTTAGCAAGCATTGATTGGAAAGTATCGGCTCGAAAAGATGAATTAATGACCAAAGAGTTCGATTCGGTCAAAGGTGAAGGCTATACAGTAGTGCTCGATACTTTTTGTAGTCATGAAATGCTTTTTGAACGAGTCGTTGAGTTTGTTGCATCGGTAACGGATCACTATATGAAACGGAAGCGACCATTAGGGTTTGAGATGATTAATGACCCATACAGTTCTCTACCAACAGACCGTGGTATGAATCATTACCGGGCGATTTTTAAGCGGTTAGCAAAGGTTAAGCTCCAACACCAAGCAATGACCGCGCATCTCAAACGTTCTTCGCCTAATGAAACGTTTATTGTTATTAGTGCGGTATTAAATATGGAAACCATTGCGCGGTTGCAGCCATTATTTAAGCCGGATGATCACGTTGTTTTCTTTTTTATGAAAGAAGATGAAGAAGAGCAGCAACACCAAGTGAGAAGTCATTTATGGCAAAAAGGGATCCTCCATTATGTCGTTTCTGAGAGTCTGTACGACATGGCTGATGAATGA
- a CDS encoding transglutaminase TgpA family protein — MITNKNVQIRRYFFAYGLGFLLLWEWLLPLPVFSDTGNIHVFILFIAFSFIVTFLQLRYWISVPLQFIAMLVGLHLLYFNPPLFTSEWLVFLGIDIAENMMMLASGNWYHLSDLFRSLLFFILLAIISYLLFYWIVYAKRILFFLLFTVSYIAVLDTFTEYDATFAMIRTFIIGFLLLGILQKNRLLAFNRVIGRRGVGSGAWVFVLACVVTVAALFAISAPKYEPQWADPVPAFQQAFGGDGLGDGVGGTQRIGYGDNDEQLGGGFIYDESPVLYVEAEEGHYWRGESKDFYTGKGWRTTTPGIEAGGAYLYSQTGYVEHEATVTVAKTQRFTHLFYPGQLLRAFEDDPLYHVAVDVHTGRADSYIRGERSAIDQYDIQYESPQFEVELLRASDGRIDDFPEIERYLQLPDELPERVVHLAEEIVSEYDNRYDKARAVERYFAEEGFTYETMDVAVPDPDQDYVDQFLFETRQGYCDNFSTSMVVLLRAVDIPARWVKGFTEGEVVDWAEQGRRVYEVTNANAHSWVEVFFPGVGWVPFEPTSGFGNPFEFVLDDEERSSDESELTSLEDEQEAEEAFAAIEEKQEDERSETSWYRLFVFASVIALTIVLLTVVVVKRRQLGSVYVLYRMKKRHDEDAFVDAYQKLLWLLSMSGVSKRNEETLREFASRVDRLFATDAMTDLTVVYEKIYYGGKPATQEWSNKRTTWRNLIKKIGS, encoded by the coding sequence ATGATAACGAATAAAAATGTGCAGATCCGTCGATATTTCTTTGCCTATGGTTTAGGTTTTCTTCTCTTGTGGGAATGGCTGTTACCGCTGCCGGTGTTTAGTGATACAGGAAACATTCATGTGTTCATCCTGTTTATCGCCTTTTCGTTTATCGTGACATTTTTGCAATTACGCTATTGGATCTCCGTGCCACTGCAATTTATTGCGATGCTAGTTGGTTTGCATTTGCTGTACTTCAACCCGCCGTTATTTACTAGTGAGTGGTTGGTTTTCCTTGGCATCGATATAGCCGAAAATATGATGATGCTTGCTAGCGGAAATTGGTATCATCTATCAGATTTATTTAGAAGTTTATTGTTTTTTATCCTGCTAGCGATCATCAGCTATCTGCTATTTTACTGGATTGTCTATGCAAAGCGAATTCTATTCTTTTTACTATTTACAGTTAGTTACATAGCGGTGCTTGATACGTTCACTGAGTATGACGCTACATTTGCGATGATTCGCACGTTTATCATCGGCTTTCTTTTATTAGGTATCCTTCAAAAAAATAGACTACTAGCTTTCAACCGAGTCATAGGAAGACGAGGTGTTGGATCGGGAGCATGGGTGTTTGTGCTCGCTTGTGTTGTTACCGTAGCTGCCTTGTTTGCCATCAGTGCACCAAAATATGAACCGCAGTGGGCAGATCCAGTTCCGGCTTTTCAACAGGCCTTTGGTGGGGATGGACTTGGTGATGGTGTAGGAGGTACTCAGCGAATTGGTTATGGCGACAATGATGAACAGCTCGGTGGCGGCTTTATCTATGATGAAAGCCCTGTGCTGTATGTTGAAGCTGAGGAAGGACACTACTGGCGCGGGGAATCGAAGGATTTTTATACAGGTAAAGGATGGAGGACAACAACTCCAGGAATCGAAGCTGGAGGGGCTTATCTCTATTCTCAAACGGGTTACGTTGAACACGAGGCAACGGTTACAGTCGCCAAAACCCAACGTTTCACACATCTGTTTTATCCAGGTCAGCTGTTACGTGCATTTGAAGATGATCCTCTCTATCATGTCGCTGTTGATGTTCATACAGGACGAGCTGATTCATACATTCGTGGTGAACGTAGCGCAATTGACCAATATGACATTCAGTACGAGTCGCCACAGTTTGAAGTAGAGTTGCTACGAGCAAGCGATGGACGTATCGATGATTTCCCAGAGATCGAGCGCTATTTGCAACTTCCTGATGAATTGCCAGAGCGTGTCGTTCATTTAGCAGAAGAGATTGTTTCGGAGTACGATAACCGTTATGATAAAGCTAGGGCGGTTGAACGCTATTTTGCGGAAGAAGGCTTTACATATGAAACGATGGATGTCGCTGTACCGGATCCAGACCAAGATTACGTTGATCAATTTCTTTTTGAAACAAGACAAGGGTATTGTGATAACTTCTCAACATCGATGGTTGTCTTGTTACGCGCTGTCGACATTCCAGCTCGCTGGGTCAAAGGATTTACAGAAGGTGAAGTCGTTGATTGGGCTGAACAAGGAAGGCGGGTCTATGAAGTGACAAATGCTAACGCACACTCTTGGGTTGAAGTCTTCTTTCCTGGGGTTGGCTGGGTTCCGTTTGAGCCAACGAGTGGGTTCGGGAATCCTTTTGAGTTCGTACTTGATGATGAAGAACGTTCTAGCGACGAATCCGAGCTTACATCTTTAGAGGATGAGCAAGAAGCCGAAGAGGCCTTTGCCGCGATCGAGGAAAAACAGGAAGATGAGCGGAGCGAGACAAGTTGGTATCGTCTATTTGTGTTTGCGTCGGTTATAGCTTTGACCATCGTCCTGTTAACAGTAGTCGTTGTAAAAAGGCGCCAACTCGGCAGTGTCTATGTCCTTTATCGTATGAAAAAACGCCACGATGAAGATGCTTTTGTCGATGCTTATCAAAAGCTATTATGGCTTTTGTCAATGTCGGGAGTGTCAAAACGTAACGAAGAGACGTTGAGAGAGTTTGCGTCAAGAGTCGATCGATTGTTTGCGACGGATGCAATGACAGATTTGACAGTCGTTTATGAAAAAATATATTACGGTGGTAAGCCAGCAACGCAAGAATGGTCGAATAAACGCACAACGTGGAGGAATTTGATTAAAAAAATCGGATCTTGA
- the guaA gene encoding glutamine-hydrolyzing GMP synthase, whose translation MENINEMIVVLDFGGQYNQLITRRIRDLGVYSELHPNTLSAEEIKKMNPKGIIFSGGPNSAYVEGAPQCDEAIFDLGIPILGICYGVQLMTQHFGGKVDAADHREYGKAMIKVENQSKLFEGLPLEQSVWMSHGDLIVAPPEGFTVDATNPSCPVAAMSDESRGLYGVQFHPEVRHSQYGNELLENFAFKVCECEGKWSMENFIEIEIEKIRKTVGDRQVLCALSGGVDSSVVAVLIHKAIGDQLTCMFIDHGLLRKGEAESVMETFSEGFNMNVIKIDAKDRFLGKLQGVSDPEQKRKIIGNEFIYVFEEQASVLKDMDFLAQGTLYTDIIESGTDTAQTIKSHHNVGGLPEDMKFELIEPLNALFKDEVRKLGTELGISDEIVWRQPFPGPGLGIRVLGEITDDKLEIVRESDAILRDEIKKAGLDREIWQYFTALPDMRSVGVMGDARTYDYTVGIRAVTSIDGMTSDWARIPYDVLEVISTRIVNEVKNVNRVVYDITSKPPATIEWE comes from the coding sequence ATGGAAAACATCAATGAAATGATTGTAGTACTTGATTTCGGTGGGCAATACAACCAGTTGATTACTCGAAGAATTCGTGACCTAGGCGTCTATAGTGAACTACACCCTAATACGCTTTCTGCTGAGGAAATCAAAAAAATGAATCCAAAAGGAATTATTTTTTCTGGTGGACCAAACAGTGCCTATGTTGAAGGGGCACCACAATGTGATGAGGCGATTTTCGACTTAGGCATTCCGATTTTAGGGATTTGTTATGGTGTTCAATTAATGACACAGCATTTTGGTGGAAAAGTTGATGCGGCAGACCATCGCGAATATGGAAAAGCAATGATTAAGGTTGAAAACCAATCAAAACTTTTCGAAGGGTTACCACTTGAACAATCCGTTTGGATGAGCCATGGTGACTTAATCGTTGCACCGCCAGAAGGGTTTACCGTTGATGCGACAAATCCTTCTTGTCCGGTAGCCGCTATGAGCGATGAGTCTCGCGGACTATACGGTGTCCAATTCCACCCTGAGGTTCGCCATTCACAATACGGCAACGAACTGTTAGAGAACTTTGCTTTTAAAGTGTGTGAATGTGAAGGAAAGTGGTCGATGGAGAACTTCATCGAGATTGAAATTGAAAAAATTAGAAAAACAGTAGGCGATCGTCAAGTTCTATGTGCATTGAGCGGTGGTGTTGATTCATCAGTTGTTGCTGTCCTGATTCATAAAGCGATTGGTGATCAGTTAACTTGTATGTTTATTGACCATGGCTTATTACGTAAAGGTGAAGCCGAAAGCGTAATGGAGACGTTCAGCGAAGGTTTTAATATGAATGTTATTAAAATTGATGCAAAAGACCGCTTCTTAGGAAAGTTACAAGGGGTTTCAGATCCAGAGCAGAAGCGTAAAATTATCGGTAATGAATTTATTTACGTATTTGAAGAGCAAGCAAGCGTATTAAAAGATATGGACTTCTTGGCACAAGGAACATTATATACAGATATTATCGAGAGTGGTACAGATACGGCGCAAACGATTAAATCGCACCATAATGTTGGTGGACTTCCTGAAGATATGAAGTTTGAGTTGATTGAGCCACTAAATGCATTATTTAAAGATGAAGTCCGAAAGTTAGGTACGGAGTTAGGTATTTCAGATGAAATCGTTTGGCGCCAACCATTCCCAGGACCAGGATTAGGTATTCGTGTTCTTGGTGAAATTACAGATGACAAGTTAGAGATTGTTCGGGAATCAGATGCGATCTTACGTGATGAGATTAAAAAAGCAGGTCTTGATCGCGAGATTTGGCAATACTTCACAGCCCTACCTGATATGAGAAGTGTTGGTGTGATGGGTGACGCAAGAACCTATGACTATACAGTAGGAATTCGTGCAGTCACATCAATTGATGGAATGACATCAGACTGGGCAAGAATTCCGTATGATGTGCTAGAAGTCATTTCTACAAGAATCGTTAATGAAGTAAAGAACGTAAACCGAGTCGTTTATGATATTACGTCTAAGCCACCAGCAACGATCGAGTGGGAATAA
- a CDS encoding NCS2 family permease has translation MDRYFGFKEHGTSYGKESIAGLTTFLSMAYILFVNPLILADAGMDTGAVFTATALAAALGTLIMGVLANYPIALAPGMGLNAFFAYSVVIGMGIDWEVALFGVFISGIIFILITLLKIRELIINAIPAELKYAAASGIGLFIAFIGLKNAGIVVADEATAVALGDMTAGPTLLAVFGVVLTVIFMVRGLKGGIFYGMVVTAIVGVITGLAPMPTAIVGSIPSLEPTFGVAFTNISWDQIFTVQLLVVVLTFLFVDFFDTAGTLYAVANQAGFVKDNKLPRASKALLADSSASSIGAILGTSTTTAYVESSAGVAAGGRTGFTSVVTAALFLVALFFSPLLTVVTAEVTAAALIIVGVLMASSLSLIEWNKFEIAVPAFFTVVAMPLTYSIATGIALGFVMYPITMICKGKGKDVHPIMYVLFFVFIAYFAFLTE, from the coding sequence ATGGATCGTTATTTCGGTTTTAAAGAACATGGAACAAGCTATGGTAAAGAGTCGATTGCGGGCTTAACGACATTTTTGTCAATGGCGTACATTTTATTTGTTAATCCGCTTATCCTTGCTGATGCTGGGATGGATACGGGAGCTGTCTTTACGGCGACGGCTTTAGCGGCAGCACTAGGAACGTTAATCATGGGTGTGCTTGCGAATTACCCGATTGCATTGGCGCCAGGTATGGGATTAAATGCGTTCTTTGCATATTCTGTGGTTATCGGTATGGGGATTGATTGGGAAGTAGCTTTATTCGGTGTATTTATTTCAGGTATTATTTTTATTTTAATTACACTCCTAAAAATTCGTGAATTGATTATAAATGCGATTCCAGCTGAATTGAAATATGCAGCGGCTTCGGGGATCGGCCTATTTATCGCTTTTATTGGATTAAAAAATGCTGGTATTGTTGTTGCAGATGAGGCAACGGCGGTAGCATTAGGGGACATGACAGCAGGTCCGACATTGTTAGCTGTGTTCGGTGTTGTTCTTACCGTCATTTTTATGGTTCGAGGATTGAAAGGTGGCATTTTCTATGGAATGGTAGTCACAGCAATTGTTGGTGTGATTACAGGGTTAGCGCCAATGCCAACAGCAATTGTCGGTTCAATTCCGAGTCTAGAGCCAACATTCGGTGTGGCATTTACGAACATTTCTTGGGATCAAATTTTTACCGTTCAGTTATTAGTCGTTGTTCTAACATTCTTATTTGTAGACTTTTTTGATACTGCAGGAACGTTATATGCGGTTGCAAATCAGGCCGGTTTTGTAAAAGATAATAAATTACCGCGTGCGAGCAAGGCTTTACTAGCTGACTCTTCTGCGAGTTCAATTGGTGCCATCTTGGGTACATCGACGACTACCGCATATGTTGAGTCATCGGCTGGTGTTGCTGCAGGTGGTCGTACTGGATTTACATCAGTGGTTACAGCGGCGTTATTCTTAGTTGCTCTCTTTTTCTCTCCGTTATTAACAGTTGTGACAGCAGAGGTAACAGCAGCAGCTCTCATTATTGTCGGTGTTTTAATGGCTTCATCGCTAAGCTTAATTGAATGGAACAAGTTTGAAATTGCCGTTCCTGCCTTCTTTACAGTTGTAGCGATGCCACTTACGTACAGCATTGCTACAGGGATTGCACTAGGATTTGTGATGTATCCGATTACGATGATTTGTAAAGGAAAAGGCAAAGACGTTCATCCGATCATGTATGTATTATTCTTTGTATTCATTGCATACTTTGCCTTTTTAACAGAATAG
- the cbiQ gene encoding cobalt ECF transporter T component CbiQ yields MQADQSEFAGIARWALAWESRAKLIAAIVFIFGVISLQTTPIALLAYGISLVTTMAIGISLITLLKRYLLIAPFVLLMTIPLVIGGGFPIDPDRVEFASLIILKAITSMTVITIILETQTVEQFMTSLADLKVPPVMITVLLLSYRYVYLFLDDIQKMQLALKTRFFNGGISIKKLKVYGQLTGCLLIKSLDRSEKVFQAMQARGFNGILRFEKSRNLDKFDFLKSTLVLISMILLLFIEQTYMK; encoded by the coding sequence ATGCAAGCAGACCAAAGCGAATTTGCAGGAATTGCTCGGTGGGCCCTAGCTTGGGAGTCTCGTGCAAAACTGATTGCAGCGATTGTGTTTATCTTTGGAGTGATCAGCCTACAAACAACACCAATTGCCCTACTGGCTTATGGAATCTCTCTCGTTACGACAATGGCTATTGGTATTTCATTGATCACATTACTAAAACGCTATTTACTGATCGCCCCATTTGTACTACTAATGACGATTCCACTTGTTATCGGAGGAGGGTTCCCAATTGATCCTGATCGAGTCGAATTTGCTAGCTTAATCATTCTAAAAGCGATCACTTCAATGACCGTGATCACGATCATATTAGAAACACAAACTGTCGAACAATTTATGACTAGCCTAGCCGATCTAAAAGTACCACCAGTCATGATCACTGTCCTGCTTCTCTCCTATCGTTATGTGTATCTATTCCTCGATGATATCCAAAAAATGCAGCTCGCCTTAAAGACACGTTTTTTTAATGGTGGGATCTCGATAAAAAAATTAAAAGTCTATGGACAGTTGACAGGATGCTTGCTAATTAAGTCACTTGATCGTTCAGAAAAAGTATTTCAAGCCATGCAAGCCCGAGGATTTAATGGGATCTTGCGCTTTGAAAAATCAAGAAACCTTGATAAATTTGATTTTTTAAAATCAACACTTGTCTTAATATCAATGATCTTGTTGCTATTCATTGAACAAACATATATGAAGTAG